The following DNA comes from Rhineura floridana isolate rRhiFlo1 chromosome 18, rRhiFlo1.hap2, whole genome shotgun sequence.
ctgagtcagaccattggtctatctagggcagtactatctgcactgactggccaGTGGCACAGTAGGATTTCAAACTcctagtcctatctggagatgccagtgactgaaccTGAGATTTATTGGGGAACACCTCAGAGCTTTATACCCAGCAACTGGTGCTGTTTCCTCCAGCATACATTTGGGACTTTTGAATTTAGAGaaagttttttccctctctcataacactagaactcacctTTCATTGCAGCCAAGTGCGGTCTTGAAATATTAAGGCACCACAGTCCGCGTGGCTTCCGCCTGGATGTCGAACGCCACTTCCAATTCATTTGGACTTTTTCATTAAACCGTTATTAAAAAGCGCAAGGGTAGCCGGAAGAAGGGAATTCAGCTTGGGCGGTATATTAACTACCTTCGCTTTGCCTACGGACTTTTTATTATCCATCCCAAACAATTATGTCAGGGAGCTCGGAAAGCGTTCACAGGTTAACTGGGAGGACGCACACAAGGGCGACGGCGACGACGGCTGAAGCGCTCGACTTTCGCAAGGATCCAAAGCTgctctgaactttgcaatgcagccctccaaccaaacaatggctCTTCTTACCTTCTTGCTTTCTTATGCACCCAGCTAagttctacacagagtagacctgcGGAAAAGGAGTGGGCCGAAGAGAGTCACGCcaattcatttcagtggctgtGCTCTGAAACGGGCCCATGTGGGCTACGTGTTCAGCCCAACGTGTATTTGGCTGGGCCTGCCGACACTGGCAAATGAATTGATTCCTGCTTTGTGCAAGTGAGGGGGGGCTTCCGcacgttgctggactcccatctccCAGCTGACACATGACCAGcggccggggatgatgggagccgaAGCCCCGGAAGGTAGGAACCCCGGGAAGCTGCCTGATTCTGTGTCAGACtgttctatctagctcagtattgcctacactgattggcagcagcaccctagggtttcagacagggagtctctcccagccctacctggagatgccattggggactgaacctggggccttctgcatgcaaggcaggcgctctgccactgagctacggccttcccCGAACGCCTGGAAGGCTGCAGGGGTCCTTATCCTTGATGCACTTAAAGCTCTATCTTCTCGTATGCatcaaataatgataataaagccATAACAAAACAACATCAATCATAATAATACccttccaaaggagtccagggtggcaaactgaGACTCCCCTGCCACAAGGCGAGTTGCGCTTTGGAATGTGAGGCATGCAGCTCAACAGCAGTTGGCCGGGACCGGTTCAGCCAGCCCGTCCGGGTGGCGTTCCCTCCCGAAACCCTGGCTGGGAGTTTCTCATCTCTCCGCCTCAGCTTCATGCTGCCTGCTTGCCGGCGTCTGGGCCGCCTTCCCGAAGCCGGAGGGGGATGGAGACCCTGCGGAGAAGCCTCTCCCGGTGGAAGAAGTACCACATCAAAGTCCACCTGGCCGACGACGACCTCCTGCTCCCACTGACCGTCCGGCCGACCGACAGCATGATGGACCTGCGGGCCCACCTGGTGAGGGAGGGTGTCACCTCCTGGAAAAAGACCTTTTATTACAACACCCGGCCGCTCGAGGAGCACGAGACGGTGAAGGAGGCCAAGATCCAGAACGGCTCCGTCGTCCTGCTGATCAGTGACAAACGGTAGGTCCTTTGGGTGTCCCCAGGAGCAGCTGAGCGGGGAgaaaggccacagctcaggggcagagcgtgCAGAAGGGCCCTGGTTCTGGGCTGGGAGAAGCCGTTAGTGTGTCGGCAATAATGAGCTGgcagtggattcctgcattgcgcaagggggtgggcttgatggccttatagaccccttccaactctactattctatgattctagaccaGCGGTCTGGCTCAGTGCAAAGCAGCTTTTGCTGTTCTGTTTGAACCAGTCCTTTATTCggcaccatgaggactagaatcttagctcagtggcagagcgcctgctttgcatgcagaaggccccaggttcaatcccccaatggcatctccaggtagggagagactcctgcctgaaactttggagagacgctgccagtcaaagtagatcagggatagggaagctttccagatgctgctgctgctgcttatatttataccccaccaagTAGCTCAAGATGGTGTGCATGATTGTCCCCCTCTCTGTTTTGtcatcacaacaatcctgtgaggtaggcttggctgagagatggtgattggCCTACTCACATGGAAGggtgaagaactgaactgaactgaactgttgGCCCATTAATAGACACGACTAACAGATtccttcatttcaatgggtcttctctgaggagGGCTTAGCTGAAGACTGCCCGAAGACTGCAAAATGGAAACTCTGAGAGAAGCCAAAGCTGAGAAATCGGACGTGGGGAGCTGTGGGAGTTTGGCTGCCCTGTAACCTTGTAAAATAAATCCCAGCAAATGTTATCTCTTCCAGAGGAAACCAGGCCTTGGGACTTATCACTCAGAGAAGAGGGGCAAGCGCCCCACAATCtgaaaggaagctgccttctaccatgtcagaccgttggtccatccagcccTATGATATACTCTGACGGGCAGCTATGctgcagggtctcaggcagaaggGCCGTAGGTTAGGGGGACAggccgtagctcaggggtagggcaCCTGCTATGCATGGGAGAGCCCCCAGGgtcaattcctggcatttccagggagCACTGGGAAATTTCccagcttgaaatcctggagagccgctgccagtcagggttgaCAAGATGGAGCTAGATGGGAGCCTGTGGTCTGACTTGGCAGAGAGAGGGTTTCTGTTTAACTTTATGATCagagccatgaggactagaaccttacTTCAGTTTTACGAGAAAAGTTATCGTTTGGTGGTGAAGCACCCTGCCTTGTGCGTAGAAGGGTCCAtgttccctggcatctcccaggAGGACCGGAAAAGACTCCCTGCTTgaaatgctgccagtcagggcagggAATGCTGAGCTAAATGGCCTGAATGGTATAAAGGCATGCATCCAACATTTCccctatcatagaatagtagagttggaaggggcctaagaggccattgagtccaaccccctgcgcaatgcaggaatccaaatcaaagcattccggacagatggctctccagctgcctcttgaaggtctccagtgtcggagagcccactacctctccaagtcattggttccattgtcgtatggctgtaatCAGGCTGTGCTCCCTGATCCTTTTCTCTGGGAAGGTGccaaggattgaaactgggaccttgcGCCTTCCACGCAGGTGCTCCTTTGCTAAGTTAGGCTCCCTTCCCaaaaggctgcccccctcccctccccaggagGAAAAGAGCAAATATCTGCCTGTCAGAGAGAGAAGGCGGCTGGGAGAAACTCTTCCTGCATTCAGGTAGCTGAGGATACACCCAAGTCtttatcccccccacacacacactctggatATTTGAGCGTGATCATCATGTGGCATTTGGATAAACAATCATCATGATTCTCGGCTGAAAGTTCTGCCTctcgcactgcgcctctcctgaCTCAGCACTCAGTCACGCTTTTGCACAGCAGCCCAGCTCGTTTTTCTGGTGCCGCCGGTTTTCCTCTTGGGGCCTTTAGAGGATCTTCTCCTTGCCAAGGTTTTTTCTAAAACAGAGAGAGCAACTGGTGCGTAGGTGGGTGTGCTAGCGTTTTGGCAACAGCTGTGAGGCTGGAAGGGGAAACCCTCTCACAGCCCGCGTTCAGTGTTCTCCGCTCCGGTGCCGACGAGACCGTGAACCTGGAACCTCTCAGACCTGGAACCGAGGGGTGGGAGAAAAAGCTGGTTGTTTGAATTGAAAGGCACACCTGCTTGGTTTGCCCTTGTCAAAGCCATATGCGAagcgaaatgcagccatcctttgaaatttgcacttctctagagttttgcaatgcagctttcAAGCCAACGAACGTGTACACATATGCATTTGCTAGGGCaaggtgtgcattaaaatgcctatGTAGTGAAGATAACATCAAACGCTATAgtttagggggaattgctttgcaaaaaccaAACTGGTTACAGTAAGaggaaatttgcagtaaaaattttcaggaggactttaagACGTGGCAAACTGAAGTGGGAAGAGAAAATGAAATGGTAGACTCACTCATCCCTGTCTACAACCGGTGGAGGCTGTGgcggctccagtgtcagtggggcagtggatccgctccgggttttactctgaacgttcaaggagctgtccaaagtgctgaaagctggatgcaccttggacagctccttgaaaggtccgacgaaaacccggagcggattcactgctccactgtcTAGAAAGTGGGGTCTCCTCAGAGTAGCTGATAACTGCTGGATGCCCTCTCCTCCAGAATGCATTGATAGCTTGGGTATGTAGCGGGTAAGGTGATATTTTTGGCATCCTGGCCTCAAGCTGCATAGGGTTTTGtatgcttgtgtctcctgggtgtcaagggccagctaaagatcacccccacagggagtggctcaggggttacgtgccctgccacctgtgcagctgtgggcaagcttcatagtcccaaggagacccattgccccccagctggctgttgcggacaaggaaggggctggcttgtgcagctgtggcaagctgagcaggccctggccagctggggaggactagcctcagagggaggcaatggtaaaccccctctgaataccgcttaccatgaacaccctatcaATATAACCAAAAtaaggattcatagggttgccataagtcggaattgacttgagggcatataacaacaacaaagcctcaCGTGCTTTGCAGGTCATGTTTCTTGCCATTATCAACATTCCACGACTTGCCCTTCCCACCCTCCCTGCTGTTGGAATGTTTGTGAACATTCTGTGACCTCACACTACGTCAGTCAATCTCTTGGGCAGGAAAGGACTCACCCATAGGGAGCTGCTAGgtggctttttttgtttttaaagccaaAGCCATAGTGCGGAGGTGCTTTTATTTCCTGCAGCTGTGGAATCGGCTTCACTGATTTACTTTTACAGTTGTTATTGCTATTTTCTTTGCGGGAGAGATAAATATCGTGCAGGAGTGATTTCTTTCTAGTAGCATGGGTCTGATCTGATGCGTGTCGTCCCCCCCTGGCAATCGTTTTTTGATTGATGTTTGCATGCAGTCTGACGATCtctcttttcttaaaaaacacaGGTGATGCTTGCTTTGGGAGCCTGAGGAATTGCCTGGTATGGCGCCATCATTCAGAAggaagatatatattttttctctctctctctctctgtctctcaggcaaaaaaggggggggacttcAGTCCTCCAGTAGCGGCTAGAAAACATTCAAGGTAAGGCACGGGAAGATTCTGCTTGCATTGATGTGCaaggattttgattcagttcgaaTTTCAAGCTGAATgtgtcaaattctcactttccagagcaatctgagaactgaaacacagccgtccttccgaattagcacttattcaaattttgcagcgcagttcgccaaccagacaatgtctacaaaaatgcatatgccagGGGGATGTGTCTATACAAATGAACACACGAGTGAGAAGTAACGTGCAGAACacattatatgacgagaaatggcttgcaaaaatgtatgcgtCAGGCAAAACAGCTTAGAaacatgtgttcattaggagaaatccgtagtaaaatgatggagaattttcatgaggatttaaaaaaaaaatccacaaattgctgcagagatgcgGAGAAGTGAatgtaagatttgaaaaatgagacacggagagaacagaaactgacagatttgggaaattcctttccccccccccccagcacaaaCAGGTGCTTATCTTGAGCTCCTGGATAGGCTATGAGATGTGGCTGGTGGGTGGAATGTCACCTTCTCCCACAGCCATTACtgatccccctccccaattcatCACTGTAATTTTGCTAATTGCCAACATCCTGTGACTTATGCTTCCTCTTGAGGTGTTTGAATGCTGTTGAACGTTCCGCGACGTCATTCCAGCTTGACTGATTCTTCCTCCTGAGCTATCTGAGTGTTCATCAACATTCTGTGACATCATAGTCACTCGGCGGCCAACTGTGTGCATGAAGTGGCTGGGAAGGCTGGCTGGAGGCAGTTTTTTCTCTCAACCTTTTGGGTTTGTCTATCCAAATATTTGCCATCTTCTCCATTGCACAGTGACGACATTACAGACATTTTAGAGGTGGCTTCACTGAATCAAGAGATCATATGCCCAAACCACAGCTTTCGTAGACATATCAGCCCATCTTCCTTGCATTTAGAATTTTGCCCTCTGGAGAATGCCAATGCTCAGCTTTTTCTAACTATAAACGCCTCCTCTCCTGGACCCCCCGCCCTTCTTAATTTGATTAGCCCTCAGCATCGCTCAGCAAAGCCAACTAGTAGTAACTGGATATAGTTCTTTACACAGtatatagaagtatataaaattgtgcatggtgtggagaagtaGAGAGGGCCCagtttccccccacccctctcctAGGATTGCTGTCAACTGACTTTTGCTcgaaggagacccattgaaattaatggccatggctaacttacgtccattgatttcaatgggtcttccttagggatggaaaaatctgtcattgCCAGTTTCTCTCagcgtctcatttttccaatcttaaattcacttctccacatctctgcagcaatttgcaatgttaatatttttaaaaaaaaccctcatgaagaTTCTCCCAACATTtcggtgcaaatttctcccaatagacGTTTTGACTTATGTAtccacttttgcaagcaattcctcatcatataatgcagtttgctttgtttttttttttacaaagatactaatttttatgcacactttcccccgacgtatgcatttttgtgggcTTTCGAACCACACTGCAAAATTcgaacaagtgcaaattttgaaggatggctgtgttttggtccttgCATCATTTCAGAGagtgtgaatttcatagattCGACTttcaatgcaaacagaatcaaatttcttctccattcctGTGTTTGATCAACTAGCTCTGAATGAGTGTCCCTGTTCTTCCTTGCTTAATTACAGGTCTCGAgtgaggaggaggaaaatgagaAAGAAGATAGGCAGGGCAAGAGTGCCTCTACTCTATGTTCTGTGCCAGCATGATCACTGGAACGGAGGCATCGATGGAACCAGCAAGTGGCACTTGTGATATTTACACTCTGGCTGAGCCTCCGAGGCGCTGCATGTCCGTGGGTGCCACCCAGGTCATCTCCGGTTGGTGACCTCGCAGAGTCTTTCTTCCTGCAGTTGCTCCCTCTCACTTTTCAAAGTGTGCCTTTTTGCTGGGAGAGATACCGCAGACAGGTTGAGGCATGGCAGCCCTGCCCAGTTGCTGGGTGGAAAAGAGGAGTTTCAAGCGGAGAGGgatgtgagagtgagagaggtgGGGTGGTAGTGGAGGTGGAAGGTTTCAGTCTCCTATGCGGAGGAAATGAAGGTTGAAGCAACTTGAGGaagggcttgtgtgtgtgtttggtcctCATTTTGCTTcagaaatgcaaatttgatagatctggctttaaatgagtactgaattgaatttcttcccccttccctgttAGTGACTGTGGTGCAAGAATCCTCACCTCATTTCTGCCTGGTAAATAATCATTATTCCTTCTGTTTCTGATGATCAGGTGTGTCATGTTGATTCTTATGTAGCTAGCACCACAAACGGGAACTGATGGGTTTGGGAGAACTCCAAGATTTGCAAAAGTAAAAAACCTATGGGGAGATTGCCCCGCCCCGCAAACATAGCCAAGTACGGACTTGAGTGTGCTCTGTGGCCATGGAGTGCTGGCTGTGGGGAGATGGTGCTGGAGAAGGGGAGTGGGATGAAGTGGCTTCAATCCTGAACAGGTAGTACCCAAggcactgccacattttgttgcagatcccacttgtgcAACCATAATAATAGCAAACAGCCGTTTGTATggcgatttttaaaaaatgggtttgAGCCCGTCTGTTCTCTCAGGAATTGGTGGAAAAGTTCTGCAAAGTAGGCCAGTTTATGATTACTATTTATTGTCATTCCCAAACTGAAAGGTGGGCATTGAGGACTGAGAAGTGTGGTTTGCCTAAGGTGTGACTGGGATGATTTTTGAATCAGCTGAAGGcagatttttatgtatttttatttatttattgcatttatttatgatttgtgTTTCCAGGGCCTTTATGCAATAAAATGCAGAATGTATGTGTCTGAGTTGAGATTAACCTCATTTTTGGATTTTCATGCTGGCCTGTTACTGTGCAACCAGaaatagtatatatatatatatatatatatatatatatatatatatatatatatatatatatatatatatatatatatatatatctttcctTCTAGCGCTGAATGTTAACTGTTAAACTGctaagtttaaaaaacaaaacatttctttCAATAtctccaaattggaactcactgAAGCAGGATGGTTTGAGTCTGTTTTAAAGATACATTCATGGAGGGTTGCTCTATCGGTAGGCATTGGGGCTCCAAACAGGACCTCCATCTGTAGTGGAAGTATATCTCTTGAAGCCAGGCActggtgtgtgcgtgcgtgtgcaaaTAAGACCAGAAGGTTGTTGGTGCCGAGGTACCCGGCTAACTGCTGTTGGAGTGCAGTGGTGGAGGAGTTGGACAGTCAATACGATCCAggagtttgtttatttgttgagCAAAATTTTTACTAAAACAACCCCCCGAGGAACCTCAATGCGGTTCAAACATTTCTTGAATTTGTTCGAGGTCACTGATCCTTTGGGTAATCTTCCCTCCCCTAAATCTCAAATGTTAGCCTGAAACTCTGACATCTTGATTAAGATATTTATATACgttttccttttccctcctttttgtcttttccttttgtgtcgtgtCTATTTGATTGTAAGCCTGCGGGCCGGGACTGTGTTGTTTCAATGGATTGTATACAAATTACCCTGgggggcctttttggctgaagggcagagtataaatactctaaataaataactacatgcatggatggctttgttttggaCTGCTATCGCTTCCAAGGCGATAGCCACTGCCGGTCAGAAAAGATCATCCTGGGTTAGAACAAGGGTTAGGAATTTCAGAGCCAAATGTggacctccaggcttctctatacGGCCCTTGGGATAAAGCCTTACGGGCCTTGCTTCACGCTCTCCttgagagaggtgaaagagaggtgAGTTTGTGAGTGCAGAAATCTCTGACTTGGAAAGCTGCAATATAACTTGTTCAAGCAGGAGGTTCCTCCATTGCTTCCATCATGTGCTtttgcccccgaccctcacccaccactggcatgcggcccctgaaAGCTTGCAGATGAaggactgtggcccttggattggAAAATGGCTTCGAGGGACATCTAGCCTGAAAGCCACTTTCACCATTCGCAAGGTTTCGGCAGGCAGTGCCCATCTACTGTTAAGCACTTGTATATTAATCTTAAGGTCTAGAAACCTGGAGCAGAAGAGCTTGATTCTCAGGGTGCCTGAGATAATGTGCACTGCTATGGcctgcccttttttttttttctgcatCCCACCTGCCCCAAAGAACTGGGGCATATATACACAATCCTCGGCAGAAGGCGGTGCCCAGAGAGGAAATGCATGTGCTTCTCTAGCCAAACACAAAATTGGTTgtccccccctttcctctctttcATAGGAGCATTGCTGTCCTGATAATTAGCAAAAGactgtttttatttaaaagagcCGGGTAGAGAGCAAACAGGATGGAAcccggggaggaggaggagattgtgGGAGGACGCGAAGGTGCTTTCTTATGCACAAAGAGGGAAGATA
Coding sequences within:
- the TINCR gene encoding TINCR ubiquitin domain containing isoform X2, which produces MQLNSSWPGPVQPARPGGVPSRNPGWEFLISPPQLHAACLPASGPPSRSRRGMETLRRSLSRWKKYHIKVHLADDDLLLPLTVRPTDSMMDLRAHLVREGVTSWKKTFYYNTRPLEEHETVKEAKIQNGSVVLLISDKR
- the TINCR gene encoding TINCR ubiquitin domain containing isoform X1 — translated: MQLNSSWPGPVQPARPGGVPSRNPGWEFLISPPQLHAACLPASGPPSRSRRGMETLRRSLSRWKKYHIKVHLADDDLLLPLTVRPTDSMMDLRAHLVREGVTSWKKTFYYNTRPLEEHETVKEAKIQNGSVVLLISDKRQKRGGTSVLQ